A region from the Lolium perenne isolate Kyuss_39 chromosome 4, Kyuss_2.0, whole genome shotgun sequence genome encodes:
- the LOC127346541 gene encoding uncharacterized protein: MEYNTWSDLPDDLLRLVYAKVVGLPQRVRFAAVCASWRDAATGTCHEAPPALPWHISSSDDRIVRMFCPEDCEELHARLPRAALLKRFVRAHDGGWIATLTRIRKHLTLVVINLLSGVEVPLSMKQGKFVPSGDREGRPGDIQKIVFSKAPTSDGCILVALTYSSGIALCRVDCPEEEGWIMTQEQSRLADITLCNGELYGLTIMKKLKELVRFDITEKMEREPSVYRNRYGYTAPAPKNHMFDMGGKLAMAKTWWSRGCNDKAMLSVEVLELAYDGQENTPKGFKCGRPDAYRAHEVMK; the protein is encoded by the exons ATGGAGTACAACACCTGGTCAGATCTCCCCGAcgacctcctccgcctcgtctacGCCAAGGTCGTCGGCTTGCCCCAACGCGTCCGCTTCGCAGCCGTCTGCGCATCGTGGCGAGATGCGGCGACCGGGACATGCCATGAGGCGCCGCCGGCCCTACCATGGCACATCTCATCCTCTGACGACAGGATAGTGCGCATGTTCTGCCCAGAGGACTGCGAGGAGCTCCACGCCCGGCTCCCGCGCGCAGCGCTGCTCAAGCGGTTTGTGAGAGCTCACGACGGCGGCTGGATCGCCACGCTCACCCGCATCCGCAAGCACCTGACGCTAGTTGTCATCAACCTCCTCTCCGGCGTCGAGGTGCCACTATCTATGAAGCAGGGAAAGTTTGTCCCTTCAGGCGACCGCGAGGGACGACCAGGCGACATCCAAAAGATAGTCTTCTCCAAAGCACCCACGTCGGACGGTTGCATCCTCGTCGCTCTCACATATTCATCCGGTATCGCGCTCTGCCGTGTTGACTGCCCGGAGGAAGAGGGGTGGATCATGACACAAGAACAATCGAGGTTAGCAGATATCACTCTCTGCAATGGAGAACTCTATGGCCTCACCATCATGAAGAAATTGAAGGAATTGGTCAGGTTCGACATCACCGAAAAGATG GAGCGTGAACCCTCGGTTTACAGAAACCGCTACGGCTACACAGCCCCTGCACCTAAAAACCACATGTTCGATATGGGTGGAAAGCTTGCAATGGCGAAAACATGGTGGTCACGGGGATGCAACGACAAGGCCATGCTTTCGGTCGAGGTCCTTGAGCTCGCCTACGACGGCCAAGAAAACACGCCAAA